In Calothrix sp. PCC 7507, one DNA window encodes the following:
- a CDS encoding ATP-binding sensor histidine kinase gives MEISNSSVSLTTKLELPGYYITEELYSGSRTQVYRGVQEANQLPVVIKLLKRQYPTFNELVQFRNQYAIAKNLDIPSIVKPYSLEPYHNGYALVMEDFGGISLREFTKGQPLTLEQFLRIALQLTDTLHQLHQKQVIHKDIKPANILIHPDTKQVKLIDFSISTLLSKEIPQIQSFNTLEGTLAYLSPEQTGRMNRGVDYRSDFYSLGVSFFELLTGQLPFQTHEPMELVHCHIAKQPPTVISEEIPQVISDIVMKLMAKNAEDRYQSGLGLKYDLQLCWEQLQETGKIEDFAIAQRDMSDRFIIPEKLYGREQEVEALLEAFERVGDGASELMLVAGFSGIGKTAVVNEVHKPIVRCRGYFIKGKYDQFQRNIPLSAFVQAFRDLMRQLLSENDTQLSAWITKILAALGESGQVLIEVIPELEQIIGRQPPVPQLSGSAAQNRFNLLFQKFIQVFSTPEHPLVIFIDDLQWADSASLKLMHLLMSESNNGYLLLVGAYRNNEVTPAHPLMFTLDEIRKTPVNINTINLHKLSYLKLNQLVADTLGCSEELAFSLSRLIYQKTEGNPFFATQFLKSLYQNGLIKINLEKQYWQCDITQINQEALTDNIVKFMAFQLHRLPQSTQNILKLAACIGNQFDLKTLAIISEMSETETAADLWNALQEGLILPQSEVYKFYQESEIRLQKSGESIIAADSCAYKFLHDRVQQAAYSLIPDDQKQATHLKIGQLLLQKDQGEKLFDIVNHLNVGQSLITEPSQRHKLAQLNLAAGRKARAATAYSAALTYLKTGIDLLPSDRWQHQYNLSLALYEGAIEAAYLSTNFAQMEELAATVLTHAHSWLDRVTTYEAKIQASIAQNQHLEALRQAREVLEQLGVYLPEQPTQVEIKQGLQHTQTLLGKRSIESLLELPEMTALEPKAAMTIISSILSVAYQVAPNLLPLLIFVQVDLSVQYGNATESTYGYAMYGLMQVAMLKDIDAGYRFGQLGMNLLQRMDNPKFAAKTIFGFNTSLRHWREPVKDTLIGYLQAYASGLETGDLEYVALSLMCHSYTAYFSGQELAALKQMMDEHRKVIQQFRQHGYFRIQSIYYQAVLNLLEPTTEPDRLCSKDYDEDEMIQLHLQANQLLALCQLYFNKLLLSYLFHRYKQALENAHLTAQYLEAAVGLMHVPLFSFYDALLRLAIYPTASQTEQVALLDQVCAHHEKLQEWASYAPSNQAHRCALVAAERCRVLGEKAEAIDFYDRAISGAKEQGYIQEEALANELAARFYLNWSKERIAGEYITQAYYGYARWGAKAKVADLEKRYPQLLAPILQQIRSPFSTHETLFTLESVTSTSSPTSSSSSVSVALDLAAILKASQSLSGEIELEKLLSVFLHVVIENAGADKCVFMLLESGSLLIQALAELSLSKVEFYPMLLNPQPVEDSVDVPVGLINIVKRSLKPAVIIDATVHPQLINDPYIQQQQPKSILCSPILHQGKLLGVLYLENNLATGVFTRDRVELLNLLCSQAAISLENARLYQNSQNYAQQLEQSLAKLQASEIRFQNLANNIPGMVYQFRLGVDGSASTPYVSAGCWNLYELEPESVMAGKHSLYALHHPDDHPAIAQAIAYSVENLTPFKQEWRIILPSGTVKWVQSAARPQRQADGATLWDGVVIDISDRKQVELALQQKSQDLQQAQLQMIQSEKMSALGNLVAGVAHEMNNPLGFITASLKQAKPTLADITEHLKLYQASLPNKSEEILEHAAEIDLEYSLQDLPQMIDAMVMASDRLKNISTSLRTFSRADKDYKVPFNIHEGIDSTILILKHRLKANEQRPAIEIITNYNNLPQIKCFPGQLNQVFMNILANAVDALEESNHGRSYYEIKENPNRIKITTSVANSQIKIAIADNGIGMSESVKQKIFDHLFTTKSVGKGTGLGLAIARQIVTEKHGGVIEVDSTPGEGTEFVIQLPL, from the coding sequence ATGGAAATTTCAAATAGCAGTGTCAGCCTGACAACAAAACTTGAACTTCCAGGCTATTACATTACTGAGGAGCTGTATTCAGGTTCTCGAACGCAAGTGTATCGAGGCGTACAAGAGGCGAATCAATTACCCGTCGTCATCAAGCTTTTGAAACGGCAGTATCCTACGTTCAACGAACTGGTGCAATTCCGGAACCAGTATGCGATCGCTAAAAATTTGGACATTCCTAGCATCGTCAAACCATATAGCTTAGAACCATACCATAACGGTTATGCCTTGGTGATGGAGGACTTCGGCGGCATTTCCCTAAGAGAATTTACCAAAGGACAGCCACTAACCTTAGAGCAATTTCTCCGCATAGCCTTACAACTGACAGATACCCTCCACCAGCTACATCAAAAACAAGTAATTCACAAGGATATTAAGCCTGCCAATATCCTAATTCACCCTGATACTAAGCAGGTGAAGTTGATTGATTTTTCAATTTCGACTCTGCTATCTAAAGAAATCCCACAAATTCAGAGCTTCAACACCTTAGAAGGAACCTTAGCATACTTGTCGCCAGAGCAAACCGGGCGGATGAACCGGGGCGTTGACTACCGCAGTGATTTCTATTCACTGGGTGTGAGCTTTTTTGAGCTACTGACTGGACAACTTCCCTTCCAAACCCATGAGCCGATGGAGTTGGTGCATTGCCACATAGCGAAACAACCTCCTACAGTTATCAGTGAAGAAATTCCCCAAGTAATTTCAGATATTGTCATGAAGTTGATGGCAAAGAATGCTGAAGATCGCTATCAGAGTGGCTTGGGACTCAAGTATGATTTGCAGCTTTGTTGGGAACAACTACAGGAAACGGGTAAGATTGAGGATTTTGCGATCGCACAACGAGATATGAGCGATCGCTTTATTATCCCCGAAAAACTCTATGGTCGAGAACAGGAAGTTGAAGCACTACTAGAAGCATTTGAGCGGGTTGGTGATGGTGCATCCGAACTCATGCTAGTAGCAGGTTTCTCTGGAATCGGCAAAACAGCGGTAGTCAATGAAGTGCATAAGCCCATCGTCCGCTGTCGTGGCTACTTCATCAAAGGCAAATACGATCAGTTCCAGCGCAACATTCCCTTGAGTGCCTTTGTACAAGCATTTCGGGATTTGATGAGGCAACTACTGAGTGAAAATGATACTCAATTATCAGCCTGGATCACCAAAATTCTGGCAGCATTGGGTGAAAGCGGGCAGGTTTTAATCGAGGTGATTCCCGAATTAGAGCAGATTATTGGCAGACAACCACCAGTACCACAACTTTCTGGTAGTGCGGCACAAAATCGCTTTAATTTACTATTCCAGAAGTTTATTCAAGTTTTTAGCACGCCAGAACATCCCTTAGTCATCTTCATAGATGATTTGCAATGGGCAGATTCGGCTTCCTTAAAACTCATGCACTTGTTGATGAGTGAATCAAATAATGGTTATTTATTATTAGTTGGGGCATATAGAAATAATGAAGTTACACCTGCTCATCCGTTAATGTTTACATTAGATGAAATTCGTAAAACCCCAGTAAATATCAACACTATTAATCTACACAAACTCAGCTATTTAAAATTAAATCAATTAGTGGCTGATACTTTAGGGTGTTCAGAAGAATTGGCTTTTAGTCTTTCAAGACTAATATATCAGAAAACTGAAGGTAATCCATTTTTTGCCACCCAATTCCTGAAATCATTATATCAAAATGGTTTAATTAAAATAAATTTAGAAAAGCAATATTGGCAATGTGATATTACACAAATCAATCAAGAAGCCCTGACGGATAATATTGTGAAGTTCATGGCATTTCAATTACACAGGCTGCCACAATCAACTCAAAATATTTTGAAATTAGCTGCTTGTATTGGCAATCAGTTTGATTTGAAAACACTGGCGATAATTTCTGAAATGTCTGAGACAGAAACAGCAGCAGATTTGTGGAATGCTTTGCAAGAAGGTTTGATTTTGCCTCAAAGTGAAGTTTATAAGTTTTATCAGGAATCAGAAATCAGACTTCAGAAGTCAGGAGAATCGATCATTGCTGCTGACTCCTGTGCTTACAAATTCCTCCACGATCGCGTCCAACAAGCTGCCTATTCCTTGATTCCTGACGACCAAAAGCAAGCTACCCATCTCAAAATTGGGCAACTGTTGTTGCAGAAAGATCAGGGCGAAAAACTGTTCGATATCGTCAATCATCTCAATGTTGGGCAATCTCTGATTACGGAACCCTCTCAACGTCATAAACTTGCCCAATTGAATCTTGCCGCCGGACGCAAAGCTAGAGCAGCAACAGCTTACAGTGCCGCTCTAACCTATCTGAAGACGGGCATTGATTTGCTCCCAAGCGATCGCTGGCAACATCAATACAACCTCTCTCTGGCTCTCTATGAAGGGGCAATAGAAGCGGCTTACCTCAGCACCAATTTTGCACAGATGGAGGAGTTAGCAGCAACCGTGCTGACTCACGCCCATTCCTGGCTGGATCGGGTGACTACCTATGAGGCTAAGATTCAAGCTAGCATCGCCCAAAATCAACATCTAGAAGCTTTGCGGCAGGCGCGAGAAGTGCTAGAACAACTAGGAGTGTATCTGCCAGAGCAACCTACCCAGGTAGAAATTAAGCAGGGGCTTCAGCATACCCAAACACTTCTGGGCAAGCGATCGATTGAATCACTATTAGAGTTACCCGAAATGACCGCACTGGAGCCAAAAGCGGCAATGACGATCATATCCAGCATCTTGTCTGTTGCTTATCAAGTCGCTCCAAACCTGTTGCCCTTGCTCATCTTTGTTCAAGTCGATTTATCTGTGCAATACGGGAATGCAACGGAGTCCACCTATGGCTATGCCATGTATGGGTTGATGCAGGTTGCCATGTTAAAAGATATTGATGCGGGCTATCGCTTTGGGCAATTAGGGATGAACTTGTTGCAGCGCATGGATAACCCTAAGTTCGCGGCTAAAACCATTTTTGGCTTCAACACTTCCCTCCGACATTGGCGGGAACCAGTGAAAGACACACTAATCGGGTATCTGCAAGCTTATGCCAGTGGACTAGAAACGGGCGATCTTGAGTATGTTGCCCTCAGCCTCATGTGCCACAGCTACACTGCTTATTTCAGTGGACAGGAACTTGCTGCTCTCAAACAGATGATGGATGAACACCGCAAGGTGATCCAGCAATTCCGTCAGCATGGCTATTTTCGCATTCAAAGTATTTACTATCAAGCGGTACTCAATTTACTAGAACCTACCACTGAACCAGATCGGTTGTGTAGCAAAGACTATGATGAGGATGAGATGATTCAGCTGCATCTCCAAGCCAATCAATTGCTAGCGCTGTGTCAACTTTATTTCAATAAGCTGCTGCTTTCTTATCTGTTTCATCGGTATAAACAGGCGCTAGAAAATGCCCATTTGACGGCACAGTATTTGGAGGCTGCAGTCGGACTCATGCATGTTCCGCTCTTCTCCTTCTACGATGCGCTGCTGCGATTAGCGATTTATCCAACTGCCAGTCAGACAGAGCAAGTAGCTCTTCTCGATCAGGTTTGCGCCCATCACGAGAAACTTCAAGAGTGGGCATCTTATGCACCCAGCAACCAGGCTCACCGTTGTGCGCTAGTTGCGGCAGAACGGTGTCGAGTTCTAGGTGAAAAAGCTGAGGCAATAGATTTTTACGATCGCGCCATTTCTGGAGCCAAAGAACAAGGCTACATCCAAGAAGAAGCCCTGGCTAATGAACTAGCGGCCAGATTTTACCTCAACTGGAGCAAAGAACGCATAGCTGGGGAATATATAACCCAAGCCTATTATGGCTATGCTCGTTGGGGTGCAAAAGCCAAAGTAGCTGACTTGGAAAAACGCTATCCCCAACTCCTCGCCCCCATCCTTCAGCAAATCCGTTCTCCCTTCTCGACTCACGAAACTCTCTTCACATTGGAGAGTGTCACCTCCACAAGTTCCCCTACTTCTAGCAGTAGCAGCGTCTCTGTGGCTTTAGATTTAGCTGCCATTCTCAAAGCTTCTCAGAGCCTTTCTGGCGAAATCGAACTGGAAAAACTGCTCTCGGTGTTTCTGCATGTCGTCATTGAAAATGCGGGAGCCGATAAGTGCGTGTTCATGCTGTTGGAGTCAGGTAGTTTACTGATTCAGGCACTAGCAGAGCTTTCCCTGAGCAAAGTTGAGTTTTACCCGATGTTGCTCAATCCGCAGCCTGTGGAAGACTCTGTGGATGTGCCAGTTGGCTTAATTAATATCGTCAAACGTAGCTTAAAACCTGCTGTGATTATTGATGCTACAGTGCATCCGCAATTAATCAATGATCCCTATATTCAGCAGCAGCAGCCTAAGAGTATTCTGTGCAGTCCGATTTTGCATCAGGGTAAATTGCTTGGGGTGTTGTACCTAGAAAACAATTTGGCGACTGGGGTATTTACGAGAGATCGCGTCGAATTGCTCAACTTACTTTGCTCTCAAGCTGCGATCTCCCTGGAAAATGCCCGACTTTATCAAAATTCCCAAAACTATGCTCAACAGTTAGAACAATCCCTAGCGAAATTGCAGGCTAGTGAAATCCGCTTCCAAAATTTGGCAAATAATATTCCTGGTATGGTGTATCAATTCCGTTTGGGGGTAGATGGTTCAGCTTCCACACCCTACGTTAGCGCTGGCTGTTGGAATTTGTATGAGTTAGAACCAGAGTCGGTGATGGCAGGGAAACATAGCCTTTACGCCTTGCATCATCCTGATGATCACCCAGCTATTGCCCAAGCGATCGCCTACTCTGTCGAAAATCTAACCCCGTTTAAGCAAGAATGGCGTATTATCCTGCCTTCAGGAACCGTGAAATGGGTGCAATCTGCTGCTCGTCCCCAGCGACAAGCCGATGGCGCAACCCTATGGGATGGGGTGGTGATTGATATTAGCGATCGCAAACAAGTAGAACTTGCCTTGCAGCAAAAATCACAAGATTTACAACAAGCCCAATTACAAATGATCCAAAGTGAGAAAATGTCTGCATTGGGCAACCTAGTTGCTGGTGTCGCTCACGAAATGAATAATCCTTTGGGCTTTATTACTGCTAGCCTAAAACAAGCTAAACCTACCCTTGCAGATATTACCGAACACTTAAAGCTATATCAAGCAAGTCTACCCAACAAGAGCGAGGAAATTCTTGAACATGCCGCAGAAATCGACTTAGAATATAGCTTACAAGACTTGCCGCAGATGATAGATG